One window of Sphingobacteriales bacterium genomic DNA carries:
- a CDS encoding cation transporter, protein MQKTIFKIIKMDCPSEEQLIRMKLQKFDEIKSLEFDIANRKLTVHHIAESQPILSALETLNLDTTLISTEENTIEIEADTSSMQRKLLWTVLIINFLFFGLEMLFGIFSNSMGLVADSLDMLADSIVYALALFAVGGTIARKNNIAKFAGYFQILLAVIGFVEVVRRFIGVEKMPDFQTMIVVSVLALIANVICLYLLQKGKSKEAHMQASMIFTSNDVIINSGVILAGLLVNWLNSGYPDLIIGAIVFVIVARGAYRILQLAK, encoded by the coding sequence ATGCAAAAGACAATATTTAAAATCATAAAAATGGATTGCCCAAGCGAGGAGCAATTGATACGAATGAAACTGCAAAAGTTTGATGAAATAAAATCATTGGAGTTTGATATTGCAAACCGAAAATTGACAGTTCATCATATTGCGGAAAGCCAACCTATACTTTCGGCTTTGGAAACTCTAAATCTTGATACAACTTTAATTTCAACGGAAGAAAATACAATAGAAATAGAAGCAGACACAAGCAGTATGCAACGAAAATTATTGTGGACGGTTCTTATTATCAATTTTCTGTTTTTCGGGTTAGAAATGCTGTTTGGCATTTTTTCCAATTCAATGGGATTGGTAGCGGACAGTTTGGATATGCTTGCTGACAGTATCGTTTACGCATTGGCATTATTTGCAGTTGGAGGAACGATTGCAAGAAAAAATAACATCGCCAAGTTTGCAGGATATTTTCAAATCCTTTTAGCTGTTATCGGTTTCGTTGAAGTTGTCAGACGTTTTATCGGAGTTGAAAAAATGCCCGATTTCCAAACAATGATTGTAGTTTCTGTTTTAGCCCTGATAGCAAATGTGATTTGTCTTTACTTATTACAAAAAGGAAAAAGTAAAGAAGCCCATATGCAAGCAAGTATGATTTTTACTTCCAATGACGTAATAATTAATTCGGGTGTAATCCTTGCAGGACTTTTGGTTAATTGGCTTAATTCAGGTTATCCCGACTTGATTATTGGAGCAATTGTTTTTGTAATTGTTGCAAGAGGAGCATACAGGATATTACAGTTAGCGAAATAA